In Prinia subflava isolate CZ2003 ecotype Zambia chromosome 8, Cam_Psub_1.2, whole genome shotgun sequence, the genomic window GTGCAGGAGCTCTCGGGGCTCCTGGGCTGTGTCTTCACCCCGCTCTTCTTCCGTGgcctcttctccttcctcaccTGGTGGGTGGCCGCCTGCCAGGTGGTCACCAGCCTCTTCGGCCTCTACTTCCACCAGTACCTGGCGGCGTCCTGAGCGGGGGGACGGGGACAGCCCGCTTGGGGACACGCCTGGGGACACGGGTGCCGCCAGGACGGGGCTTTGTGGCACCGGTGCTGCCTTTTCCTGGAGGGGCGGTGGCTCCTGGGGGCACAGGAACGGCCCAGgagaggttttggggtttttgtagGGTCACGGTGTCAAGCACCGGCCGCTCGTGTGGCAcctcagggccagcagcctCGGGGGTGGCTGCTTCACAATAAACGAGTGACACCGGCGGTGTTGTCACTCCAAAGCTGCTCTCAGTGTCCCCAAAGCTGCTCTCTGTCCCCAAAACTGCTCTCAGTGTCCCCAAAGCTGCTCTCAGTGTCCCTAAAACTGCTCTTGGTGTCCCCAGAACTCTCACCCCGAGCATCAccctgcaggaggagctcaCCCCactggggtccctggggtcaccCCGGGGCTGGTGACACTctcagggggacagggacaggatcctggtgtgctgagctgctcctggggacacagcagtggcagctggagTGGCCAGtgcaggttttggggtttttgtagGGTCTTGTCACCAACCCCTGCCCTCCGTGTGGCAcctcagggccagcagcctCGGGGGTGGCTGCTTCACAATAAACGAGTGACACCAGCGGTGTTGTCACTCCAAAGCTGCCCTCAGTGTCCCTAAAACTGCTCTTGGTGTCCCTAAAACTGCTCTCAGTGTCCCCAAAGCTGCTCTCAGTGTCCCTAAAACTGCTCTCTGTCCCCAAAACTGCTCTCAGTGTCCCCAAAACTGCTCTTGGTGTCCCCTAAGCTGCTCTTGGTGTCCCCAAACCTCTCCTGCCCTGAGCACCACACTGCTGTGAGCATCACcctccaggaggagctgctgtcagTGTCCCCAAAGCTGCTCTTGGTGTCCCCAAAGATGCTCTCGGTGTCCCCAAAACTGTTCTCAGTGTCCCCAAAGCTGCTCTTGGTGTCCCCAAAGATGCTCTCGGTGTCCCCAAAACTGCTCTCAGTGTCCCCAAAACTGCTCTCAGTGTCCCCAAAACTGCTCTCTGTCCCCAAAACTGCTCTCAGTGTCCCCAAAGCTGCTCTCAGTGTCCCCAAAGCTGCTCTCAGTGTCCCTAAAACTGCTCTTGGTGTCCCCAAAAACTCTCACCCCGAGCATCAccctgcaggaggagctcaCCCCactggggtccctggggtcaccCCGGGGCTGGTGACCCTctcagggggacagggacaggatcccgctgtgctgagctgctcctggggacacagcagtggcagctggagTGGCCAGtgcaggttttggggtttttgtagGGTCCTGTCACCAACCCCTGCCCTCCGTGTGGCAcctcagggccagcagcctCGGGCGTGGCTGCTTCACAATAAACGAGTGACACCGGCGGTGTTGTCACCCCAAAGCtgccctcagtgtccccaaaaCTGCTCTCTGTCCCCAAAACTGCTCTCAGTGTCCCCAAAGCTGCTCTCAGTGTCCCTAAAACTGCTCTCTGTCCCCAAAACTGCTCTCAGTGTCCCCAAAACTGCTCTCGGTGTCCCCAAAGCTGCTCTTGGTGTCCCCTAAGCTGCTCTTGGTGTCCCCAAACCTCTCCTGCCCTGAGCACCACACTGCTGTGAGCATCACcctccaggaggagctgctgtcagTGTCCCCAAAGCTGCTCTTGGTGTCCCCAAAGAtgccctcagtgtccccaaagCTGCTCTTGGTGTCCCCAAAGATGCTCTCGGTGTCCCCAAAGCTGCTCTTGGTGTCCCCAAAGATGCTCTCGGTGTCCCCAAAGCTGCTCTCAGTGTCCCCAAAACTGCTCTTAGTGTCCCCAAAACTGCTCTCAGTGTCCCCAAAGCTGCTCTCAGTGTCCTCCAAATTGCTCTCAGTGTCCCCAAAGCTGCTCTCAGTGTCCTCCAAATTGCTCTCAGTGTCCCCAAAGCTGCTCTTGGTGTCCCCAAAACTCTCACCCCGAGCATCAccctgcaggaggagctcaCCCCACTGGGGTCACCCCGGGGCTGGTGACACTGTcagggggacaggacagggtCCCTGTGACCCTGTCCCCGTGGTGggtgctggtgcagctgcatcAAACAGGATTAGCCGTGGAGAAAGGCCCGGGGGGCTCTGATCCCGTTTGATGTCCTTGTTTTGGGTCAGATATCCCCGATTGATGGCCTTGTAATGGGCTTAATTCCCTCTGGAGAGGAGCCTGGCCCGGAGTTAACCGGGCTAatccagcctcctcctcctcctcctcctcctcttcctcctcctcctcctcctcctcctcctcctcctcctcctccagcttccCGAGAATCCTCACCGTGGATatttgagaaaaacaacaacaataaaaaaaccccaaaccaaaccaaaactaacaccaaaaaaaacactcccccaaacaaacaaacgcaaacaaaaaactctCCACAAAATAACATAAAGCCCGAAAACAAAAAACAGGtaaaaacacccccaaacaaacaaacaacaacaacaacaaaaaaaccacaaaaaatcaaacagaaccTCCCgccccacaaaaaaacaaccaaataaaaaccGAATCCAAgcatcaaacaaacaaattcaaaccccaaaaaaccaggAGGAAATTCCCGCTTTTGCAAAGAGGAGGAATCCAAACCCCAGCCCGGAGGGAATTCGGGTCTGCCCCGAGAGCGGGGTGGGGAGGGACCTGTGCCACCCCCGGCCcgtctgtccctgtccctcaggATTTGGGATGTCGCAGCCCTGTCGGGGTTGGTGGCACTGTCCCCCCGGCCcgtctgtccctgtccctcaggATTTGGGATGTCGCAGCCCTGTCGGGGTTGGTGGCACTGTCCCCCCGGCCcgtctgtccctgtcccgcaGGATTTGGGATGTCGCAGCCCTGTCGGGGCTGGTGGCACTGTCCCCCCCGCCcgtctgtccctgtccctcaggATTTGGGATGTCGCAGCCCTGTCGGGGCTGGTGGCACTGTCCCCCCGGCCcgtctgtccctgtccctcaggATTTGGGATGTCGCAGCCCTGTCGGGGTtggtggcactgtcccctccGCCCGTCTGTCCTTATCCCGCAGGATTTGGGATGTCGCAGCCCTGTCGGGGCTGGTGGCACTGTCCCCCCCGGCCcgtctgtccctgtccctcggTTGCCAGGGCCGGCGCTGAGCGCTCTCAGACACGCAGACGGAGCGTCCCCGGGGAGCTGCCCAGACGGGTGACCCTGCCCGGCGGCGACAGTGACAGATCGAGCAGCCGGCGGCGACAGACACAGCGCAGGCAGCGGGGGACAccggcacagccctgccctgctcagccctgccctgctcagcccagcccagcccggttcagcccagcccagcccggttcagcccagcccagcccggttcagcccagcccagcccggttcagcccagcccagcccggttcagcccagccctgccctgctcagcccagccaaGCCCGGTTCAGTTCAGCTCAGCCCGGTTCAGCCCAGCCCGGTTCAGTTCAGCCCAGCccggctcagcccagccctgcccagcccaaaTGAAATCCCTGTCAGggaatcccttcccaccccactTATTCCAAATGGGATCTCTCAGGGAATCCTTTCCTGCCCCATTTCCACCCCAAATGAGATTTTTGACAGggaatcccttcccaccccagccGGGAGCAGAGGGGATGTCGGAGCAGAGGGGATTTGGGagcaggggggatttgggagcagaggggtttCGGAGCAGAGGGGTTTCGGAGCAGGgggatttgggagcagaggggatttgggagcaggggggatttgggagcagaggggatttgggagcaggggggatttgggagcaggggggatttgggagcaggggggatttgggagcagGGGGGATTTCGGagcaggggggatttgggagcagagggggattTGGGAGCAGGGGGGGTTTTGGAGCAGAGGGGATTTGGGagcaggggggatttgggagcaggggggatttgggagcaggggggatttgggagcagaggggatTTGGGAGCAGGGGGGATTTCGGAGCAGAGGGGGTTTGGGagcaggggggatttgggagcagaggggaatCCGgagcagagggatttgggagcagaggggatttgggagcagaggggatttgggagcagaggggtttCGGAGCAGAGGGGATTTCGGAGCAGGGGGGATTTCGGAGCAGGGGGAAGGCGGGAGGGGCGATTCCCTCACCCGGGGACGGGGACCCAAAATCCCGGCCCGGTTTAATCCCGGTGTGAGCCTCGATTTCCCCGGGGACACCAGCAGGGGACGAGGGGAGGTGACTCAGGAGTGTCCCCGCCCTGTCACCCCCAAACCCGGGAGCAGCCGGGGGTCCCCGGGCTGGGGGAAGGCACCGAGGCTGTGGCTGAGGcgacagtgccacctgctgccaccagcccgGGGACAGCGACAGCGACAGGGACCGGCCCCACCgctcctgcccttccttcccAACTCCCAGCAAAGCCCCGACCCGCAGGACGGGAGATTTGGGGGTCAAGGGGGCACAACCCTCTGAAAAACCCTCCAGAAAAGCTTCAAAACCTCCCttaaaaacccctccaaaatcCTCACAACTCCTCCGAAAACCTCTTCAAAAATCCCTCATaacctccccaaaaaaacctcataaaTCCTCACAACCCCTCCAAAAACTTCTCCAAAACTCCTCATAACCCCCCCCAAAATCCTTCAAAcctccctcaaaacattccccaaaaaaaaccctcaaaaatccTCACACTCCCTTCCAAAATCCCCTCATAACCTCCCCCAAAACACCTCAAGAAAAGCTTCAAAACCTCCCTAAAAAGCCCCTCAAAAATCCTCAAAACTGGTCCAGAAACCTCTCCAAAAATTCCTCAtaattccccccaaaaaaacctcaaaggaCCCCTCAcaaccccaccccaaaaaaccctcaaaaatctCATCTCAAACCCTCAAAAATTCCCtcaaaatccccccaaaaaccctcaaaaatctCATCTCAAACCCTCAAAAATTCCCtcaaaatccccccaaaaacaCCCTCAAAAATCGCCTCACAAACCCTCAAAAATTCCCtcaaaatccccccaaaaaaccctcaaaaatcGCCTCACAAACCCTCAAAAATCCCCTCAAAATAGCCCCAAAAACTCCTCAAAAATCTCCTCACAAACCCTCAAATCTCCTCACAAACCCTCAAAAATCTCCtcaaaatccccccaaaaaaccctcaaaaatctCCTCAAAACTCCTCAAAAACCTCCCCCGAAGTGCTCCAGgcctcagagcagcagagccccaaagtcaaaggtattttttattaaatatacaTCCTCTCTTGGCACAAATCTTCAAATATATAAACATTATATAACAAAGTGTCTTCACTGCAATAAAATAGAACTCCAGATCCAAGAAAAGCCGTCAGAATCGAGACACGCGCACACACCGATGGTGAGGACACGGGAAAAAGGCAATTAACAGTGTTTGTGCTAATTAAGAGATGCATAGACCACACAGGCAGTGAGCGGTGCTGGGACACCCTGCAGCTCGTGGTGGTtttggggggaaatggggaaaaagggggaaaaaagggggaaaaaaggggaaaaaaggggggaaaaaaggggggaaaaaaggggggaaaaaggggggaaaaaggggggaaaaaggggggaaaaaggggggaaaaaggggaaaaaaggggggaaaaaagggggggaaaaaggggggaaaaaggggaaaaaagggggaaaaagggggaaaaaagggggaaaagggggaaaaaaggggaaaaaaggggggaaaaagggggaaaaaggggaaaaagggggaaaaaggggaaaaagggggaaaaagggggaaaaaggggaaaaagggggaaaaaggggaaaaaggggaaaaaggggaaggaaaaggggaaggaaaaggggaaggaaaaggggaaggaaaaggggaaggaaaaggggaaggaaaaggggaggagaaaaaaagaggggaaaaaaaaggaggggaaaaaaaatgagaaaaaaaaaaaaaggaggggaaaaaaatgaggggaaaaaaaggaggggaaaaaaaaaatcagccccTCCAAGGTATAAAGTGAAAATGCCAAACCAGGAGCTCAGGAATCTTCCCCAAAACCACCCCGTGGTGCCTGAAATTCCTGCAGcatccaggctgggaggggaaaacgTGGCTGGGCTGGTTGAAAAAAGGGTAAAAAGCCGCAATTTTGACGTTCTGGGTGCGTTTTTTTGGACCTGGTTTTCTCGAAGTGCCAGTGCGGGGCTCAAAGTGCAGGAagaagcaggagggagaggaaaataaaaccaaaaaaggatGAAATTGGTGGTGATGCTTTAAGGATGAGTGAGGGAGGTGAGTGGGAAATCAAATTTGAGAGGAATAAAGTGAGAAATGAGGGAactgcaggaaaggaaaaaaaaaagggggaaaactcctgttttgtttcttttctcagagCTCTTCCTGGCCAGCACACCTCAGGAAAAAGATCTGGAAAATGTCTAAATCCATgcagggaagaagagaagggaagggaacgCTCTGTTtccaaatcaaaaaaaaaaaaagggaaaaaaaggctttttaaaccaacccaaagcagcagcacactcTGAGAAACAGAAGCACCAAAACCATCACAGGCTGAATTCAAAGATCTGCCCCCGGACCAACACCCAGCCTGCAAAATTTGTGGGAAAACTGCCTGGAATTCCACTGGATTCACATCAGGTGCAGCTGCTGATTAAGGAATAATTcttccaggaattcctgcttttcccagcttgGAGGGGGACgaggaagggacaggacagggggacatGAACACTGCTGGAATTCCTCCCTCTGGatcagggcaggagcaggataATTGGCTTCTCCAttggagaaaagaaatgggggggctgagggaagggaaagcagagctgagcctctTCCAGCAGCCCCCCAAAAATGACACAGAATTCGTGGCCATCACCTCCAGAGCCTCCCAAAAACCCCAGGGATCTTTAATTCCCAGGGAAATCAGGGAATGTTGAGCTCCTGGGGTTAAATGCcagtcccatcccagccctgggaatgatccagtgccacccccacATCCCCTGATCCCTAAGGAAATATTTGGCATCAGGAGCAGGTTCACGCTCCACAGAAGTGCAAAGACAAAACAAGAAAGGAgaaggctgctcctgccccccTCGTGCAATTCCTTCCATCCCATCTGCCTGGGACAgctaaaacacaggaaaaggacagggtttaaaataaatcttggggtttttttttatcccttACATTATGGACTCTGTGGAAAGGGATTTTCCCACCTTGGTTTGTGTCATCTGCTCAtcagaggaggctgagggctGCTCTGACCTCTGTTTTTAACAGAGAATCTGTTAAATTTCCCTCAAAGAGAATCTCCATTCCCTCAAAACCTCTGCAAGAGGAACTCTGAGAGGTTCTGGGCCGTTGGTTGGTGAATCCCAGCTGGGAGGGATTGGCACTGCAGGGTTGATGCTGTGGTGATGAAATCCCAAGAGGAATTTTGGGGATAACACAGCTGAGGGGTGAATTAATGAGCAGAAGTACCAAAAAGGACAAGCAGGACatccaggagctgggctgggctccagggacagccccaaaCCCAAGGGAACgaaggccaggctgcagcagggtttgTTCTCACACGGTGCAGAGTTAACACTGAATAAATCAAACGGGGTTTTTGAAGGGtgggacagctcctgcctggaaaACGCTGCCTttctccagggcagggcagcacaggaggaaaacaCCGACGCAGCTGGAGTGGATCCGGTCTGGGAATCCTGGCACAGCCTTTGCTCGGCGACACCGGCAACGCACAGAGGGAAATTTCATTTATAAAGGGCTCAGAactcccctcctctgctgcctgcagtctTTGGTAATCTCAGAGGGGACACCACAAACGAGGGACAGCGATGCAGCTCAGCCCAAAACCAAGGAAAATTCACGGGGAAAGGGCAAAATTCCCAGCCAGAGAACAAACACATTCAGCTTTGGGAGCAGGCGTAGTGTCCTGGGCCTGCCCTGCTTCCACAGCCCAGAGGAATCTGGAATTCCCTACGGACCACGCTGGGGTATTGCACttggcaggctgcagggagctaCAGGACTGCCACTTCCCACATCCAGGGGTTCATCCCAGCCCCCTCTTCCATCGTGCACCGCTtccacctgccctggggagccaggtgaggagccaggagcagcacaggtaGGGTGGGGAGGCTCCACTCCTGGGGCAGAGGCCATCAGAAGGGTGAGGCAGCTGCTTTGGAGCACTCAGCTCTGGGAATTTTTCACTTAGGGAGCGGTTAGGCTTCCAAATccaaaatgaagggaaaaaaaaaatccaggaacaacaggaagaaaaaaaccaaaccaaacccaacaaatGGGCGAGTTAGTTCTCAGCTGGAGGAAGCCAGGGAAGAATTAATTGCTCTTTCTCTACACGCCGGGCCGGGGAGCCACTACCTCTGCGCGCCCTGAGGGCCGTGCTGCAGCTTGCGGAGCAGGATCTGCGTCAGGTCGAAGGTGGTGAAGCTGATGCCCACGGCGATGGGGCCCTTCACCCAGTTCATGCTGAGCCCTTTGTAGAGCCCCCGGACCAGTCCCTCCTCGCGCACGATGTCCCTCATGGTGCGCAGGATGGAGCTGTAGGTGTGGCCCAGCACGCCGGCCGTCTGCATGCGGCGCCGCACCACGTCCAGCGGGTACGAGGCCGACTGGCCGATGAGGCCGGCGCACGCCCCGAACAGCAGGCGCTCCGGGGGCGAGGGCTGCGCCCTGCCGCTGTGCTCTGCGGGGAGAACACGGGGAATCTGGGGGATTTATGTGCAATTCAGGCTCGgggggtgcagggcagcagggttTGATCCTGAGGTCGCGCTCGCCGTGATTCGCTCCCCAGGTCGCGCTCCCGAGGTTTTGTTCCCCAGATCGCGCTCCCGAGGTTTCGTTCCCCAGATTGAACTCCCGAGGTTTCATTCCCCAGGTTGAACTCCCGAGGTTTCGTTCCCCAGGTTGAACTCCCGAGGTTTCGTTCCCCAGGTTGCACTCCCGAGGTTTCGTTCCCCAGGTTGAACTCCCGAGGTTTCATTCCCCAGGTTGCACTCCCGAGGTTTCATTCCCCAGGTCGCGCTCCCGAGGTTTCATTCCCCAGGTTGCACTCCCGAGGTTTTGTTCCCCAGGTTGCGCTCCCGAGGTTTCGTTCCCCAGGTTGCACCCCCGAGGTTTCATTCCCCAGGTTGAACTCCCGATTTTTCATTCCCCAGGTTGCACTCCCGAGGTTTCATTCCCCAGATCGCCCTCCCGAGGTTTTGTTCCCCAGGTTGCACTCCCGAGGTTTCGTTCCCCAGGTCGCCCTCCTGAGGTTTCATTTCCCCAGGTTGAACTCCCGAGGTTTTGTTCCCCATGTTGAACTCCCGAGGTCTCGTTCCCCAGATCGCGCTCCCAAGGTTTCGTTCCCCAGGTTGAACTCCCGAGGTTTTGTTCCCCAGGTTGCACCCCCGAGTTTTCGTTCCCCAGGTTGAACTCCCGAGGTTTCATTCCCCAGGTTGAACTCCCGAGGTTTTGTTTCCCAAGGTTTTGCTCCCCAGGTCTTGTTTTCCCCAAGTTTTGGTTCCCCAGGTTTTCTTCCCCGAGTTTTGCTCCCCAGATTTTGTTCCCCAGGTCGCGCTCCcaaggttttgttttccccaggTTTTCTTCCCTGAGTTTTGCTCCCAAGGTTTTGTTTCCCAGGTTGCACTCCTGAGGTTTTGTTTCccaggttttgttttccccacgTCTTGTTTGCCCCCCAGGTTTTGTTTCCCATGTTGAACTCCCAAGGTTTTGCTCCCCAGGTCTTGTTTTCCCCAAGTTTTGGTTCCCCAGGTTTTCTTCCCCGAGTTTTGCTCCCCAGGTTTTGCTCCCCAGGTTTTGCTCCTCAGGTCTTGTTTTCCCCAGGTTTTCTACCCCTGGTTTTGCTCCCAAGGTTTTGCTCCccaggttttgttttccccagctCTTGTTTGCCCCAGGTTTTGTTTGCCCCCCACATCTTGTTTGCCCCCCACGTCTTGTTTTCTCCCAGGTTTTCTTCCCTGAGTTTTGCTCCCAAGGTTTTGCTCCCCAGGTCTTGTTTACCCCAGGTTTTCTTTCTCGAGTTTTGCTCCCAAGGTTTTGCTCCCCAGGTTGTTCTCCCGAGGTTCTGCTCCCAACTAAGCACACTCTCCACCCAGAAAtcccacttttttcccctccccaggacagtcccagccttcctgcagctcccagagccctcAGACCCCTCCATCCAACCCCCTGGAGCCTCCCCAAAGCCCCCCCGAGTTACCTGCGTGGACTTTCTTCAGCGTCTCGTAGGTGAAGAAGCTGAGGCCGGCGTAGGGGATGACGCCCAGGATGGTGGGAGTGAAGCCCCTGTACAAGGTTTTCAGCCCCTCCTCCCGGGATATCCGGATGAAGACGTGGACAATGCTGCTGTACCTGccgtggggacacggggagagCACACCTGAGCTGCTCAGGGTGTTCCCAGCAGGGCTCCCCTGATGATTGATCGGTAATTAATTGGGCTCCCAGCTCATCAGAGGGGATTTCAGCCCTCCCACAGCCTTAGCTGTGCTGTCTCTGGGGTCTTCCTGCATCCATCTCCTCCCACATCCACGCCTCTGGGAATGGAATCGCTGCTCAGACCCTGGGGCTTTGTTCCACCAAGGGATCCCAGCACGAAATGCCCCCCCAAAAATGGCAATAAAGCctaaaaaccccccaaaagTTATGCGTGAGGCGCTTACATCTCCTTGGGTGTGACAGCCATGCGGGCACGGACCATGTCCAGGGGATAGGTGACCATGGCAGCCGTGGTGCCAGCCAGGGAGCCGGCAATGAAGCGAGGGAAAGGCGTCAGTGCCCTGGGGTGAGGTGAGACAAGAGACCAAACGTCACCTGCGGCTGCAAATCCCACCTGGCTGTGGGAatggctgggatggggcagacTGGGACTGGGATTTAACCCCAGGAGCTCAACATTCCCTGATTTCCCTGGGAATTAAAGATCCCTGAGGTTTTTGGGAGGCTCTGGAGGTGATGGCCACGAATTCTGTGTCATTTTTGGGGGCTGCTGGAagaggctcagctctgctttcccttccctcagccccccatttcttttctccaaTGGAGAAGCCGATtatcctgctcctgccctgatCCAGAGGGAGGAATTCCAGCAGTGTTCATGTCCCCCTGTCCTTTCCCTTCCTCGTCCCCCTCcaagctgggaaaagcaggaattcctggaagAGTTATTCCTTAATCAGCAGCTGCACCTGAATGCCTGCTGGGCATTCCCTGCCATTCCCCAGGGGGAAATCCACGGGGAGAAgaggctcagggctgggctggagcctgctgct contains:
- the SLC25A42 gene encoding mitochondrial coenzyme A transporter SLC25A42 → MGNGVRECPVEFQRDVEPVTARIPAEDNQEKKKVLNSLMSGALAGAVAKTAVAPLDRTKIMFQVSSKRFSAKEAYRLIYHTYLNEGFWSLWRGNSATMVRVIPYAAIQFCAHEEYKQILGNYYGFQGKALTPFPRFIAGSLAGTTAAMVTYPLDMVRARMAVTPKEMYSSIVHVFIRISREEGLKTLYRGFTPTILGVIPYAGLSFFTYETLKKVHAEHSGRAQPSPPERLLFGACAGLIGQSASYPLDVVRRRMQTAGVLGHTYSSILRTMRDIVREEGLVRGLYKGLSMNWVKGPIAVGISFTTFDLTQILLRKLQHGPQGAQR